A genome region from Purpureocillium takamizusanense chromosome 8, complete sequence includes the following:
- a CDS encoding Microsomal epoxide hydrolase (MEROPS:MER0017177~COG:I~EggNog:ENOG503NW5Y): MAFSMPMRQGFVTSRQHTISHVHIPPTDALPALLFLHGFPSHIPDWKHQIRHFSSLGYGIVAVDLLGYGDSSKPTDVDSYRIRPMGDEIVELLDHLGLGQVVGVGHDVGSTLLSRLAAYHPERWAALVFLAVGPPKLGTPFDVDAINSMTKQALGFELLGYIPWLGSADNNAQAALEKNPGAAMSLMFAADRASWDEWFHPLHRMEQFVREDRRVPVGEWYAEDLQRLHLAAFGARGRYTGATRWYRMWLENRFAPDEDGYGDAKITQPALFVVPREPEAGADQQTQMLAAWALDLTVVKVDSGHWVQLERAGETNEAIEQFLKKL, encoded by the coding sequence ATGGCTTTCTCCATGCCGATGAGACAAGGATTCGTGACGTCCCGCCAACACACAATCTCTCACGTCCACATTCCGCCAACAGAtgcgctgccggcgctgctcttCCTGCATGGCTTCCCTTCACATATCCCTGACTGGAAGCACCAGATACGACATTTTTCATCGCTTGGCTATGGCATCGTCGCGGTCGACTTGCTAGGGtacggcgacagcagcaagccGACCGACGTGGACAGCTACCGCATCCGGCCCATGGGCGATGAGATCGTGGAGTTGCTGGATCACCTTGGCCTGGGAcaagtcgtcggcgtcggtcaCGACGTGGGCTCGACTCTGCTctcgcggctggcggcgtaCCATCCCGAGAGGTGGGCGGCCCTGGtgttcctcgccgtcggcccgcCCAAGCTTGGGACGCccttcgacgtcgacgccatcaacaGCATGACGAAGCAGGCCCTGGGcttcgagctcctcggctACATACCATGGCTCGGCAGCGCCGACAACAACgcccaggcggcgctggagaagaACCCCGGTGCGGCCATGAGCCTCATGTTCGCCGCCGACAGGGCGTCCTGGGACGAGTGGTTCCACCCGCTGCACCGGATGGAGCAGTTCGTCCGCGAAGACAGGCGGGTGCCCGTCGGGGAGTGGTACGCCGAGGACCTCCAGCGGCTGCATCTCGCGGCCTTTGGGGCTCGCGGCAGGTACACGGGCGCAACGCGGTGGTACCGCATGTGGCTGGAGAACCGGTTCGCGCCTGACGAAGACGGCTACGGGGACGCAAAGATCACGCAGCCGGCGCTGTTCGTGGTGCCCCgggagcccgaggccggGGCCGACCAGCAGACCCAGATGCTGGCCGCCTGGGCACTGGACTTGACGGTCGTCAAGGTGGACTCGGGGCATTGGGTGCAGCTGGAGCGGGCCGGGGAGACGAACGAGGCGATTGAGCAGTTTTTGAAGAAGCTGTGA